AAATGAATTGCGCACCTTCTCAAGTTCATCCTAACGGATGGGCATTCATTAAATGTTTTCAAATCCTAATGGAGTTTTTGGAGATTAAACCTGATTTGGAACTTTTTTTCTCCCTGTTTCAAGCAAAGGGTGTATGGAAAGGTCTCTGGATTAACTTGAATAGTACTCCTGGATTTTCTGTTTTCAAACTATATAAATCTTCTTTCAAAGATTTTAAGGAAATGTTCTTCAAGGTAAAGCCAGTAGATGAAGAATTTCCATTCTATTTAGATGAACATCTTGGGGAGAAGTTTCCCCTGTACTGGTGTTGTCAACCCAATCATATCCTAGGGCCTGAACTAATAACACCTCGGAATGAATGTATTATAAGTTTTTTGATGGAAATGGTTGACCGAGGTGGTTTAGTATCGGTGTCGGATTTGCTTCCTTGGGAAGAGGATAAAGCATCTGTTGTGCAATACCTTGGTGAGGCACTGTTTGCGCTACGTAAGTTGGGTTTGCTTATATTGTTTAATTGTTCTCAATAAGGTTGTGTTTCTTTTGTAGGCGGGAGGTTTCCTGGAGTTTCGGCTTCGAGCATGAGGGCCCGgtttaaaatgaaaaattttgaaggGTCTTCTTCAAACGCCGAGAAGGTAGAGGGTGTATCaatacttatatattacaaaatttaccaatgttaaattattatagaaaaaaattatataattaaaactaaaattttaaaaaattttataaaagcacttgtatttaaacgatatgtgaaaaaataaaattgaaattaatgtatctaaaatattgaaaattttaaatttttaaaaaaatgagaaaaaactaatgaatggactaatttggtgcaggacattcaatttcaggggtTAAAATAAGTCACTtgatgcaaagtgagggactaatttggagcatctacaatgatgacataatggatgacacgtggatgAATATtgaatactgttgcgacacgtgaCACAAAGAGACATGTGGCCAGATAGCATTGTGACACGTGTCACAACCATCCatgtcagcatgccacgtgtcactaatATGCCACGTCATCAAAATATGTCATCACGCCATTAATAGAAAATGGGTTAGGGACTAACGTGATGCATTTTTgtcaatctcagggacgtaattagtgcaattgaaattTCAGGGAtgattttagtgcacgacgccaATCTCAGGAACTATTTTGGGGTTTAACTCCACTAGAATGAGATCCGCCCAATGCGCCGGCGataaattaatgatagtatataataaatattaaaaatgattatattttgtaaaataaaattaaatatgtataaactaaagttaaatttaaaatgtgttttgtttaaaataatttgtaataCAAAAGATTTGGATGTTAGAGTTATACaaagtgacatttttatttggtggtttgttttttgcatttgttttagtTAATAGATTTAATCTTTTTATGTGACGCTCGTCctattttttttattggttatTTTAGAGTTGTTACTTTCTTCTTTCTGTCATAGATTCTTGTGAAGGtatgttctttatgaattgttgagttgtATGTACTTTCTATTGTAttgtttgttccatctttgcaTATATATTTTTCTTCTGAAGATGTGTCCTAAAtttgtatgcttttcttttttcttaatcCCTTGATGTGCATGCAATTTTTCAATGACATctacaataaaaagaacaaaaatgtgtagaatttttttttgaataagttatttttaataagaataattgaaATAGTATAAAGTGAAATTAtctgttaatatttttttttacctaCTCTGTCAGATAATGTCTCAAGTGATGCAAATTTAAAATAGTATTGAAAAATGTTCAAAATtgagggcttgtttgggtgagcttttaaaaaaagatcttttttcgagttatctttttttaaaagatcttatagagaagtaaaagtaattttatgtttggatatctcatgtaaaaatgtctttttatcaatcaattatgtttgggtataacaatataaaagtacttttttgtttatttattacatgaaaaacatcttttttttaaagaaaaaagatcttttaaaaaaagatgtaaattacagcttctcaaaaaagatctttttttgattttactagtgcttttacttttactactagaaattttccaaacacgttaaaaaataaaaaaagatcttttttcattgaaaaaagatctttttttaacaaaataatggcgcccaaacatgcactgaatctttaatttctttcacaACAGTTGTGAGTAAAAAGTTTGCTTTCATTATATATTTAATTGGTCTATACAAATCATTTGCatcttctatttttaaattttttatagtatAGACTTTTCCTTCTTATAACAAATGTTTGAATATGTTCATCATATTTCTCTTCACAATTACATGAAAAGATGTTTCTTGCAGTATTAGTAAATCATAgttaataattagttaaaaaaattgattacatttattttttttttaagttattagaAAAGGAACAATGAAAGTATATTGAAAGAAGTATAATTTTAACgatattaaaatacaattatatataaagtattaTAAAAAAGTATAGAAAGCAAAAataatttaagtatttttttcgtgaattcaatttaaaaatataataaatatgtttgttttgtaccttttcatctaatataatcatttctaagTAAAGAGACTCTTCTTCATTTGTGGGTGTTAATGATTTTCATAGACGAACCATGCGAACTTTGTCTGTTTGTTTGGTGATATTGTTCAAAAGAATAATACTCCATTGAGTAAGTTCGAGATGTTGTGTAgtgcaaaaataaattttttgtgctaaatttgatgttatttgaaaaaatggtgataagagacttatataagtagttcaaatagtatggaatttgaatatttgtaacgtaaaattGATTATGATTAATagattattatgacatttgtaatatgaatgtttattacatttaatgagttatttatagaaattaataaattaattattgggattataaatttattatattgtCTATGAcggtaaaatataataaatatagagaTATAGATTCTTGTAGGTTACAAATTTGATTAGACactattaatttctaattattgttattagtaaTTTTGCAGCCTAATTTGCATATATTTCTATTACTTgtatatatttttgtatattttacttttttgttgatttagaaataatagttgatttgaCAAAAATTGAGTGACtaattctaaaattttgccaaaTAAATAATATTACTGACATGACATTAATAGAAGGAGAAAGATGTCTTATAAATAATGTGGATAAACTTATCCatctatttttataaattaagaataaatttaTCTTATAAGTAAGCAAGTAATTAAGCCAACATTGGCATTTTGGAATTTtggatcaagcaacaatttaataaaatgaaaaaaacaaGAGCCTAATCTAGTTACTAAAGTGCTAAGACTTGCACATAATAGAAATTACAAACATATCAAAGATTAatcatttattttattactttataaATTTTCTCATTTTAGAAAATTTTTTCTAGtacttttcattattattattattattatttgatataATGTCTATTAAAACTTAAAAGAGTGAGTTATCTTCTCTAAAGGGAGATTTATTTATCCGAGGATAGAGCTTTTCTATTCTCCATACTGAAATTTAGGTTACTTAATTGAAAGAGGCACTTTCTTTCTGTGGTTTTTAACAAAGTATTGTTTGGAAAAGTGGGTAAATATGCAAGCAAGGCACACAATGCTATGGTTATTCCTGTAATAACATTAATAAACTCCAAGAAGGATATATTCTGTGAAATCATACATACACTAACATTGTACAACTATGCTGCTTGTTCTCCAAAGGCAGGTAAAAAATCTCGGGGAAGATGCTTTGTTTTGTTTCTAAGTTCTAACTGATCAAAAAATAAAAAGGCAATTTAACGCCGACGAGGTTCCTGCCAAAAATAACTACAATTCAAAAACTGCATCGGCAAAGCTATACAAATCAGAACCTCCACCGCAGCTAGCAGCAGCAACTGAGCGATAATC
The DNA window shown above is from Arachis ipaensis cultivar K30076 chromosome B08, Araip1.1, whole genome shotgun sequence and carries:
- the LOC110265395 gene encoding uncharacterized protein LOC110265395, whose protein sequence is MSDKKVKAFPKVEDDDLYEWVDDDVKIRASLFFDRESFEGLNMSKMVRPGFHIELLPCNRTDRIFHRSKGFENFYMYSCVLEELSVKLPFTKFECNLLTQMNCAPSQVHPNGWAFIKCFQILMEFLEIKPDLELFFSLFQAKGVWKGLWINLNSTPGFSVFKLYKSSFKDFKEMFFKVKPVDEEFPFYLDEHLGEKFPLYWCCQPNHILGPELITPRNECIISFLMEMVDRGGLVSVSDLLPWEEDKASVVQYLGGRFPGVSASSMRARFKMKNFEGSSSNAEKVEGG